One Undibacter mobilis genomic region harbors:
- a CDS encoding YeeE/YedE thiosulfate transporter family protein — protein MLSQKAWSPYLAGVVIGLLQIPAFLLIETALGASSSYVSIGGLIASWLDPSAVKIDYIAKHIAATGKNWWQVALVIGVAIGAFLSMKMSGAKRAPISPIWRRALGNSSPAKRYAVAFAGGFLMLVGARIADGCTSGHGLSGMAQLAVGSTVAVAAMFAGGIATAMLLLRRI, from the coding sequence ATGCTCAGCCAGAAAGCCTGGTCGCCTTACCTTGCCGGCGTCGTTATCGGACTTCTGCAAATCCCCGCCTTCCTGCTGATCGAAACCGCGCTCGGCGCGTCGTCGTCCTATGTCAGCATTGGCGGCCTCATCGCTTCGTGGCTCGACCCATCCGCGGTGAAGATCGACTACATCGCCAAACACATCGCTGCGACCGGCAAGAACTGGTGGCAGGTCGCCCTCGTCATTGGTGTCGCCATTGGCGCCTTCCTGTCGATGAAGATGTCGGGCGCGAAGCGCGCGCCGATCTCGCCGATCTGGCGCCGCGCGCTCGGCAACTCGTCACCCGCCAAACGCTACGCCGTCGCCTTTGCCGGCGGCTTCCTGATGCTGGTCGGTGCCCGCATCGCCGACGGTTGCACCAGCGGCCATGGCCTCTCGGGCATGGCGCAACTTGCCGTCGGCTCGACCGTCGCCGTCGCCGCCATGTTCGCGGGCGGCATCGCCACGGCGATGCTGCTGCTCCGCCGTATCTGA
- a CDS encoding YgaP family membrane protein, giving the protein MAANVGMIDRLARVVVGIALIAFALGYIAPGTSWAWVGWIGVVPILTAVFGYCPAYSIVGCSTK; this is encoded by the coding sequence ATGGCTGCCAATGTCGGAATGATCGACCGCCTCGCGCGGGTCGTTGTGGGCATCGCCCTCATCGCTTTCGCGCTCGGCTATATCGCCCCGGGCACAAGCTGGGCCTGGGTCGGCTGGATTGGCGTGGTGCCGATTCTCACCGCGGTGTTCGGCTATTGCCCCGCCTACAGCATCGTCGGCTGCTCGACGAAGTAA
- a CDS encoding metal-sensitive transcriptional regulator gives MAKHSKSAHATHHGSSHKADTLKRLGRLEGQVRGIARMVDEDRYCIDIVTQIAAARAALRKVEEEILREHVAHCVEHAIASGDKADQRRKVAELMDVMGRAGR, from the coding sequence ATGGCAAAGCACAGCAAGTCCGCTCATGCGACCCATCACGGTTCTAGCCACAAGGCCGACACCCTGAAGCGGCTCGGCCGGCTCGAAGGCCAGGTGCGCGGCATCGCGCGCATGGTCGACGAGGACCGCTACTGCATCGACATTGTCACGCAGATCGCCGCCGCGCGCGCCGCCTTGCGTAAGGTGGAAGAGGAAATCCTGCGCGAGCATGTCGCGCATTGCGTCGAGCACGCCATCGCCTCCGGCGACAAGGCCGACCAGCGCCGCAAGGTCGCGGAGTTGATGGACGTCATGGGCCGGGCGGGACGGTAG
- a CDS encoding FG-GAP repeat domain-containing protein, whose protein sequence is MRMLRGLLVVFLIAHAAVARAAEWHAEVINTPARVTAIDTVDGKPRVLAGGLWYDIDMRGGKPRLVFLDEMRRPQLPADALPGGSVATGTRDIARAWLAAPTTRYKHTVLGDDIEAGSIVIETAAGVRHTVTLGDDAVFEDLAPRLADLDGDGRDEIVVVKSYLKRGAALAVIAQRNGRYGIVAETPPLGAPNRWLNPAGIADFTGDGKIDIALVRQPHVVGSLELWTYDNGRLRQAANLGGFSNHVAGSSALNLSAVADIDGDGTPDLALPALDLGRLRIVSFKPAAREIASIPLPSTVAGNIGVIAREHAPPAFAVALADGTLVVVRND, encoded by the coding sequence ATGCGGATGCTGCGGGGGCTGCTTGTCGTTTTCTTGATCGCTCATGCCGCGGTCGCGCGCGCAGCCGAATGGCACGCCGAGGTCATCAACACGCCGGCGCGCGTCACCGCGATCGACACCGTTGACGGCAAGCCGCGCGTCCTCGCTGGCGGACTGTGGTACGACATCGACATGCGCGGCGGCAAACCGCGCCTTGTCTTCCTCGACGAGATGCGCCGCCCGCAACTCCCGGCCGACGCCCTGCCGGGTGGCAGTGTCGCCACCGGCACCCGCGACATTGCCCGCGCCTGGTTGGCCGCGCCCACGACGCGGTACAAGCACACCGTGCTCGGCGACGACATCGAGGCCGGCAGCATTGTGATCGAAACCGCTGCCGGCGTGCGCCACACCGTCACGCTTGGCGATGACGCAGTGTTCGAGGATCTGGCGCCGCGGCTCGCCGATCTCGACGGCGACGGCCGCGATGAAATCGTCGTGGTGAAATCCTATCTCAAGCGCGGCGCGGCGCTGGCTGTGATCGCGCAGCGTAACGGCCGTTACGGTATCGTCGCCGAGACGCCGCCGCTCGGCGCGCCGAACCGGTGGCTCAATCCGGCCGGCATCGCCGACTTCACCGGCGACGGCAAAATCGACATCGCGCTGGTGCGCCAGCCGCACGTCGTCGGTTCGCTGGAATTATGGACTTATGACAACGGCCGCCTGCGACAAGCCGCGAACCTCGGTGGTTTTAGCAATCATGTCGCCGGCTCGTCCGCACTGAACTTGAGCGCGGTGGCCGATATCGATGGCGACGGCACGCCGGACCTTGCCCTGCCCGCGCTCGACCTCGGCCGCCTGCGCATCGTGTCGTTCAAACCGGCGGCGCGCGAGATCGCCAGCATCCCGCTCCCGTCGACCGTCGCCGGCAATATCGGCGTCATCGCGCGCGAGCACGCGCCGCCGGCGTTCGCTGTCGCGCTCGCCGACGGCACGCTGGTTGTTGTTCGCAATGACTAG
- the gpt gene encoding xanthine phosphoribosyltransferase translates to MSDAPRPDKVFPVSWDQFHRDTRALTWRLHEAGPFEAIVCITRGGLVPAAIVARELNVRIIETVCIASYHDYKNQGDIKVMKGVGPEITSMRGQGKGVLIVDDLVDTGKTARVVREILPAAHFATVYAKPMGRPLVDTFITEVSQDTWIYFPWDTGLSYVPPIRAGGD, encoded by the coding sequence ATGAGCGACGCCCCGCGACCCGACAAAGTCTTTCCCGTCTCCTGGGACCAGTTTCACCGCGACACCCGCGCCCTGACCTGGCGGTTGCACGAGGCCGGGCCGTTCGAGGCCATCGTCTGCATCACGCGCGGCGGCCTGGTGCCGGCGGCGATCGTGGCGCGCGAGCTCAATGTGCGCATCATCGAGACGGTGTGCATCGCCAGCTATCACGACTACAAGAACCAGGGCGACATCAAGGTGATGAAGGGCGTCGGCCCGGAAATCACTTCGATGCGCGGGCAGGGCAAGGGCGTACTGATCGTCGACGACCTCGTCGACACCGGCAAGACCGCGCGTGTGGTGCGCGAGATATTGCCGGCGGCGCATTTCGCCACCGTCTATGCCAAACCGATGGGCCGGCCGCTGGTCGACACCTTCATCACCGAAGTGTCGCAGGACACCTGGATTTACTTTCCGTGGGACACCGGACTGTCCTATGTGCCGCCGATCCGCGCCGGCGGCGATTGA
- a CDS encoding YeeE/YedE thiosulfate transporter family protein: protein MTLTSAIVIGIVMGIVFGFALEKSRVFEPGIIVGQMQMRNFIMLKVFLTAVATGAVVLAVLNGFGYVKLAPKAAMYYADIIGGLILGAGIALAGACPGTTLAQVGAGYRDALFTLVGGLFGAVAYSYAEPTLTKTFLGQSSGKLIFSQLFGIPYWAGALGLAAVLVVVLIALEAWRPWRDDMGNDVDGDLATEQRARPDLHVVPAE from the coding sequence ATGACTCTCACTTCCGCGATCGTCATCGGCATCGTGATGGGAATCGTGTTCGGCTTCGCGCTAGAGAAATCGCGCGTGTTCGAGCCCGGCATCATTGTCGGCCAGATGCAGATGCGTAACTTCATCATGCTCAAGGTATTCCTCACCGCCGTCGCGACCGGTGCGGTGGTGCTCGCCGTGCTCAACGGCTTTGGTTACGTCAAGCTCGCGCCGAAGGCGGCGATGTACTACGCCGACATCATCGGCGGTCTCATCCTTGGCGCCGGCATCGCACTCGCCGGCGCCTGCCCGGGCACGACGTTGGCACAGGTCGGCGCCGGCTATCGCGACGCTTTGTTCACGTTGGTCGGCGGGCTGTTCGGCGCCGTCGCCTATTCATACGCCGAGCCGACGCTGACCAAGACCTTTCTCGGCCAGTCGAGCGGCAAGCTGATCTTCAGCCAGCTCTTCGGCATCCCCTACTGGGCCGGCGCGCTTGGTCTTGCTGCCGTTCTGGTCGTGGTTCTCATCGCGCTCGAAGCCTGGCGCCCGTGGCGCGACGACATGGGCAACGATGTTGACGGCGACCTCGCTACGGAGCAGCGTGCGCGTCCGGACCTCCACGTCGTTCCTGCGGAATAG
- a CDS encoding Thivi_2564 family membrane protein, producing the protein MAISLLISILITFLVIVLVLYLINMLPIDGRAKQIARIVVIIIGVLSLLKYLAVF; encoded by the coding sequence ATGGCTATCAGCCTGCTGATCAGCATCCTGATCACCTTCCTGGTGATCGTGCTGGTGCTTTATCTCATCAATATGCTGCCGATCGACGGGCGCGCCAAGCAGATCGCGCGCATCGTGGTCATCATCATCGGCGTGCTGTCGCTGCTGAAATATCTGGCCGTTTTCTAG
- a CDS encoding methionine synthase yields the protein MLFPTTIAGSLPKPSWLAEPDKLWPKWRLDGADLAQGKLDATLLMIKLQEDAGIDIVCDGEMSRQHFVHGFLDYVDGIDTQNKVEMGIRADRYKAMVPVVRGALTLKGRVHEAETRHARTHTARKLKVTLPGPMTIADTVADAHYGDKVKMAFAFADLLNAEARALEKDGVDVIQFDEPAFNVFMDEVPTWGIEGLHRAIDGLKCTTAVHICYGYGIKANIDWKNSLGEEWRQYEKIFPALAKSKVNQISLEAINSRVPLHLLSLLEGKDLLVGVIDVATDIVETPDKVASVIADVMKYVPKDRIVCCTNCGMAPMHRPIAEAKLKALGDGAKLARQRFG from the coding sequence ATGCTGTTTCCGACCACCATTGCCGGCAGCTTGCCGAAGCCATCATGGCTCGCCGAGCCGGATAAACTGTGGCCGAAGTGGCGGCTCGACGGCGCTGACCTAGCCCAGGGCAAGCTCGACGCCACGCTGCTGATGATCAAGCTGCAGGAAGATGCCGGCATCGACATCGTCTGCGACGGCGAGATGTCACGCCAGCATTTCGTCCACGGCTTCCTCGATTATGTCGATGGCATCGATACCCAGAACAAGGTCGAGATGGGCATCCGTGCCGATCGCTACAAGGCGATGGTGCCGGTGGTGCGCGGCGCGCTGACGCTCAAGGGCCGCGTCCACGAGGCCGAGACCCGGCACGCCCGCACCCACACGGCGCGCAAACTCAAAGTCACCCTGCCCGGCCCGATGACGATTGCCGATACCGTCGCCGACGCCCATTACGGCGACAAGGTGAAAATGGCCTTCGCCTTCGCCGATCTTCTCAACGCCGAGGCCCGCGCGCTGGAGAAAGACGGCGTCGACGTCATCCAGTTCGACGAGCCGGCCTTCAACGTCTTCATGGATGAGGTGCCGACCTGGGGTATTGAGGGACTTCATCGCGCGATTGACGGCCTCAAATGCACGACCGCCGTCCACATCTGTTACGGCTACGGCATCAAGGCCAATATCGACTGGAAGAACTCGCTCGGCGAGGAATGGCGGCAATACGAGAAGATCTTCCCGGCGCTGGCGAAGAGCAAAGTCAATCAGATTTCGCTCGAAGCCATCAACTCGCGTGTACCGCTCCACCTTCTGTCGCTGCTCGAAGGCAAGGACCTGCTGGTCGGCGTCATCGATGTCGCGACCGACATTGTCGAGACGCCGGACAAGGTCGCCTCCGTCATCGCCGACGTGATGAAATACGTGCCGAAGGACCGCATCGTCTGCTGCACCAATTGCGGCATGGCGCCGATGCACCGCCCGATCGCCGAGGCCAAGCTCAAGGCGCTGGGCGACGGGGCCAAACTGGCGCGGCAGCGGTTCGGCTGA
- a CDS encoding PAS domain-containing protein: MRRYICQQNVFHFENLLKAAADPILCGTLQKLLLAARRDLALTLSEADGADIDAYRRRRRQQPQAVDAQQFFQPNFDSSPHPYMIIDPGPGLKIVDINPAYAAATLISREAVVGKPLFEVFPDNPNDALADGVANLFESLATVVKTGEAHAMAVQRYDIRDASGTFQTRYWQPVNTPVRSPDGEIVWLLHHVEDVTQEMVARLDRSSEEA, translated from the coding sequence ATGCGACGCTATATTTGCCAGCAGAACGTCTTTCATTTTGAGAATCTTCTCAAGGCGGCGGCAGACCCGATTCTTTGCGGTACGCTGCAAAAGCTGCTCCTTGCCGCACGACGCGATCTTGCGCTCACCCTTTCCGAAGCCGACGGCGCGGATATCGATGCCTATCGTCGTCGTCGCCGGCAACAGCCGCAGGCGGTGGATGCCCAACAATTCTTTCAGCCAAATTTCGACAGCTCGCCGCATCCTTACATGATTATCGACCCAGGTCCGGGACTGAAGATCGTCGATATCAACCCCGCTTATGCGGCCGCGACCCTGATCAGCCGTGAAGCGGTCGTCGGCAAGCCCCTGTTCGAGGTGTTTCCCGACAATCCCAACGATGCGCTGGCCGATGGTGTGGCCAATCTGTTCGAGTCCCTCGCGACCGTCGTCAAGACGGGCGAGGCGCATGCTATGGCGGTGCAGCGCTACGACATCAGGGATGCCAGCGGTACGTTTCAGACGCGCTACTGGCAACCGGTCAATACGCCGGTCCGAAGCCCGGACGGTGAAATCGTCTGGCTTCTGCACCATGTCGAGGATGTGACGCAGGAGATGGTGGCGAGACTCGATCGCTCCAGCGAGGAGGCGTAG
- a CDS encoding heavy metal translocating P-type ATPase, with protein MSDHTHHDHCGHDHHQGPAANSAIDPVCGMTVDPHTAKHRAEHNGRTYYFCNPGCRTKFIANPEKYLGPREAEPIVEGAIYTCPMHPEIRQEGPGSCPICGMALEPEIATADTGPNPELLDFTRRFWIGLALTLPVFVLDMGAHLFGEHNWVDPRLSNYIQFAFATPVVLWAGFPFFERGWQSLVTRNLNMFTLIAMGTGVAYLYSVVATFAPGIFPQAFRGHGGAVAVYFEAAAVITVLVLVGQMLELRAREATSGAIKALLNLAPKTARRVKDDGGDEEVALDAIAAGDKLRVRPGDKVPVDGTVLEGRSSVDESMVTGESMPVTKDKDARVIGGTINASGSFVMRADKVGRDTLLAQIVQMVATAQRSRAPIQRLADQVAGWFVPAVVAMALIAFASWAMFGPEPRLSYGLVAAVSVLIIACPCALGLATPMSIMVGVGRGAQSGVLIKNAEALERLEKIDTLVVDKTGTLTEGKPKVVAVIAAEGFDETQVLTIAASVERGSEHPLAAAITKAAAERHLTLAPVRGFDSPAGKGVIGMVSGKRIALGSPAFLKELSIDTAPLHDDAEAQRRDGATAIFLAVNGKPAGVIAIADPVKTTTPEALKRLAADNIRVVMLTGDNRTTAEAVAKRLGITEIEAEVLPDQKSAVVERLTREGRVVAMAGDGVNDAPALAAAAVGIAMATGSDVAIESAGITLLRGDLMGIVKARALSQAVMRNIRQNLFFAFIYNSAGVPIAAGILYPVFGLLLSPVVAATAMALSSVSVVGNALRLRAVKL; from the coding sequence ATGAGCGACCACACCCATCACGATCACTGCGGCCACGATCATCATCAGGGGCCGGCCGCGAATTCCGCCATCGATCCGGTCTGCGGCATGACCGTCGACCCGCACACGGCCAAGCATCGCGCCGAGCACAATGGCCGCACTTATTACTTCTGCAATCCCGGCTGCCGGACCAAGTTCATCGCCAATCCTGAGAAGTATCTTGGGCCGCGCGAAGCCGAGCCCATCGTCGAAGGCGCCATCTACACCTGTCCGATGCATCCCGAGATCCGGCAGGAAGGCCCCGGCTCCTGCCCGATCTGCGGCATGGCGCTCGAACCCGAAATCGCCACCGCCGACACCGGCCCCAACCCCGAACTCCTCGACTTCACGCGCCGCTTCTGGATCGGTCTGGCGCTGACGCTGCCGGTCTTCGTACTCGACATGGGCGCGCATCTGTTCGGCGAACACAACTGGGTCGATCCAAGGCTGTCGAACTACATCCAGTTCGCCTTCGCCACACCGGTCGTACTGTGGGCTGGCTTTCCGTTCTTCGAGCGCGGCTGGCAATCGCTGGTGACGCGCAACCTCAACATGTTCACGCTGATCGCGATGGGCACCGGCGTCGCCTATCTCTACAGCGTCGTCGCCACCTTCGCGCCTGGCATCTTTCCCCAGGCGTTCCGCGGTCACGGCGGCGCCGTTGCCGTCTATTTCGAAGCCGCTGCGGTGATCACCGTGCTGGTGCTCGTCGGCCAGATGCTGGAGTTGCGCGCACGTGAGGCGACCTCCGGCGCCATCAAGGCTCTGCTTAACCTCGCGCCGAAGACGGCCCGTCGCGTCAAGGACGACGGCGGCGACGAGGAAGTCGCGCTCGACGCCATCGCCGCTGGCGATAAATTGCGCGTGCGTCCCGGCGACAAGGTGCCGGTCGACGGCACCGTGCTCGAGGGCCGCTCGTCGGTCGATGAATCGATGGTGACTGGCGAGTCGATGCCCGTCACCAAGGACAAGGACGCACGCGTCATCGGCGGCACCATCAATGCTTCCGGCTCCTTCGTCATGCGCGCCGACAAGGTCGGCCGCGACACGCTGCTCGCACAGATCGTGCAAATGGTCGCAACAGCCCAACGCTCGCGCGCGCCGATCCAGCGTCTCGCCGATCAGGTCGCCGGCTGGTTCGTGCCGGCCGTCGTCGCCATGGCACTCATTGCCTTCGCATCATGGGCGATGTTCGGCCCCGAGCCGCGCCTCTCCTATGGCCTTGTCGCCGCCGTAAGCGTGCTCATCATCGCCTGCCCCTGCGCGCTCGGCCTCGCCACGCCGATGTCGATCATGGTCGGCGTCGGTCGCGGCGCGCAAAGCGGCGTCCTCATCAAGAATGCCGAGGCGCTGGAGCGGCTGGAGAAGATCGACACCCTCGTCGTCGACAAGACCGGCACACTGACCGAAGGCAAGCCCAAGGTCGTCGCTGTGATCGCTGCCGAGGGATTCGATGAGACACAGGTGCTCACCATTGCGGCGTCCGTCGAGCGCGGCAGCGAGCATCCGCTTGCCGCGGCCATCACCAAGGCGGCCGCGGAGCGCCACCTCACCCTCGCCCCGGTGCGCGGCTTCGACTCGCCCGCCGGCAAGGGCGTCATCGGCATGGTGAGCGGCAAACGCATCGCGCTCGGCTCGCCTGCCTTCCTGAAAGAACTCAGCATCGACACCGCGCCGCTGCACGACGACGCCGAAGCACAGCGCCGCGACGGCGCCACGGCGATCTTCCTCGCCGTCAACGGCAAGCCGGCCGGCGTCATTGCCATTGCCGATCCGGTCAAAACCACAACGCCGGAAGCACTGAAGCGGCTGGCGGCTGACAATATCCGCGTCGTCATGCTCACCGGCGACAACCGCACCACCGCTGAGGCGGTCGCAAAGAGGCTCGGCATCACGGAAATCGAAGCCGAAGTTCTTCCGGATCAGAAGAGCGCGGTGGTCGAGAGGCTGACACGCGAAGGCCGCGTCGTCGCCATGGCCGGCGACGGCGTCAACGACGCCCCGGCGCTCGCCGCGGCCGCGGTCGGTATCGCCATGGCCACCGGCTCGGATGTCGCCATCGAAAGCGCCGGCATCACCTTGCTCAGAGGCGACCTCATGGGCATCGTCAAGGCGCGCGCGCTGTCGCAGGCCGTAATGCGCAACATCCGCCAGAACCTGTTCTTCGCCTTCATCTACAACAGTGCCGGCGTACCGATCGCCGCCGGCATCCTTTATCCCGTCTTCGGCCTGCTGCTCTCGCCCGTGGTCGCCGCCACAGCAATGGCGCTTTCTTCGGTCAGCGTCGTCGGCAATGCGCTGCGGCTGCGCGCGGTGAAACTGTAG